The window ACGGCCCGAAAGTGCTCGGGGCCAAGCTCAGTCCCGAGTCTTCGATCACCTGGGGCATCCCGATCGGTGTCGGCCTGATTGTCTCGGCTTTCATCCTGACCGCGATCTACGTGCGCCGCGCCAATGGCGAGTTCGACGACCTGAACAATGCGATTCTCAAGGAGGCTCAGCAATGATCCGGCGTCTACTGGCTTTATTGAGCATCGCAGCGTTCGCGCCCGCCGTCTGGGCCGCTGAAGCCCTGACGGGTGAAGTCCACAAACAACCGCTCAACGTCTCCGCGATCGCCATGTTTGTGGTGTTCGTCGGTGCCACGCTGTGCATCACCTACTGGGCCTCGAAGCGTAACAAGTCGGCCGCCGACTACTATGCGGCGGGCGGCAAGATCACCGGTTTCCAGAACGGTCTGGCGATTGCCGGTGACTACATGTCAGCGGCGTCCTTCCTGGGGATTTCCGCGCTGGTGTTCACTTCCGGCTACGATGGTCTGATCTACTCGATCGGGTTCCTGGTGGGCTGGCCGATCATTTTGTTTCTGATCGCCGAGCGTCTGCGTAACCTGGGTAAATACACCTTTGCCGACGTGGCGTCCTACCGCCTCGGGCAAACCCAGATCCGCACGCTGTCGGCCTGCGGTTCGCTGGTGGTGGTGGCGTTCTACCTGATCGCGCAAATGGTTGGCGCCGGCAAGCTGATCCAGTTGCTGTTCGGTCTCGACTATTACGTCGCGGTGATTCTGGTTGGCATCCTGATGTGCATGTACGTGCTGTTCGGCGGCATGCTGGCGACCACTTGGGTGCAGATCATCAAAGCGGTGCTGTTGCTGTCGGGTGCCTCGTTCATGGCGCTGATGGTGATGAAGCACGTCAACTTCGACTTCAACATGCTGTTCTCCGAGGCGATCAAGGTTCACCCCAAAGGTGAGGCGATCATGAGCCCGGGCGGTCTGGTGAAAGATCCGATTTCGGCGTTCTCGCTGGGTCTGGCACTGATGTTCGGTACCGCTGGCCTGCCGCACATCCTGATGCGCTTCTTCACTGTGAGTGACGCTAAAGAAGCCCGTAAGAGCGTGCTGTACGCAACCGGGTTCATTGGTTATTTCTACATCCTGACGTTCATCATCGGCTTCGGCGCGATCTTGCTGGTCAGCACCAATCCGGCCTTTAAAGATGCGGCGGGCGCTTTGCTCGGTGGCAACAATATGGCAGCGGTGCACCTGGCTGATGCGGTGGGCGGCAGTATCTTCCTTGGCTTCATCTCGGCGGTGGCGTTTGCGACCATTCTGGCGGTTGTGGCGGGTCTGACTCTGGCCGGTGCTTCGGCGGTATCGCACGATCTGTATGCCAGTGTGATCAAGAAGGGCAAGGCCAACGACAAGGATGAGATTCGCGTTTCGAAGATCACCACGATTGCGCTGGGGATTCTGGCCATTGGTCTGGGCATTCTGTTTGAAAGCCAGAACATTGCGTTCATGGTGGGTCTGGCGTTCTCGATCGCGGCCAGCTGCAACTTCCCGGTGTTGTTGCTTTCGATGTACTGGAAGAAGTTGACTACCCGTGGCGCGATGATTGGCGGGTGGTTGGGGTTGGTGAGTGCGGTGGGGCTGATGATTCTTGGTCCGACCATCTGGGTGCAGATTCTGCATCATGAGAAGGCGATCTTCCCTTACGAGTATCCGGCGCTGTTTTCGATGATCATTGCTTTTGTCGGGATCTGGTTCTTCTCGATTACTGACAAGTCGGCGGCTGCGGATAATGAGCGGGCGCTGTTTTTCCCGCAGTTCGTGCGTTCGCAGACGGGGTTGGGGGCGAGTGGGGCGGTTTCGCATTGATGGCTTGATGGTTTTGTAGTGTTGTGCTGAATGCCCCGGTTGAGAGATCGGGGCATTTTTTGTGGGCGGTTATCGGACTTTGGTGGGTTTTTTTATTTTGGGTGTATATCCGTTTTTTTTGTGATGGCTACTTAGGGTTCCGCCCTTACGGCGGGTCACTTTTTCCAGACGCCGAAAAAGTAACCAAAAAGGCTTTACCCTGACGTACGGCCCTCGCTGTGGCTCGGGTTCCTTCGCTCCGTGATCGATCCGGGGGGGGCATCGCCTCCGGTTTGCTGCGCTGCACCTCCTCTCGATGTGTTTGGCTGTGCCAAACGGTCGCTGCGCTCCCACCCCGGATCAATCCCTCCGCTCAGCCTTCCGACGGGCGCTTAAGATCAAGAGCGGTACTCGAGCTAACGCTCATTGTGTTGAGTGGTGAAGATCAAGAGCGGTACTCGAGCTAACGCTCATTGTGTTGAGTGGTGAAGATCAAGAGCGGTACTCGAGCTAACGCTCATTGTGTTGAGGGGTGAAGATCAAGAGCGGTACTTGAGCTAATGCTCATTGTGTTGAGGGGTGAGAAGCGTGCGGTTGGCTTTGGTTTTGTGTTGGGTTTGCCCCTCACCCCAGCCCTCTCCCCTAGGAGAGGGAGCCGATTTGTGAATCTTTCAGAATCTGAGTTCGACTCGGTGTTTCATGTCGGCGTAGCTCTCTCAAACACCTAGGCCAGTCCCCTCTCCCTCCGGGAGAGGGCTAGGGTCCAAGGAGAGGGGGGCCGATTTGTGAGCCTTTCAGAACCTGAGTTCGACTCGGTATTTCATGTCGGCGTAGTTCTCTCAAACACCTCGGTCAGTCCCCTCTCCCTCCGGGAGAGGGCTAGGGTGAGGGGCTCTTGATCTGGCTTTTGATCCTGCTCTTGATCTTCAGGCCCATCGGCAGGCCGAGCGGAGGTGTTCATCCGGGGTAGGCGCGCAGCGCCGTTTGGCGAAGCCAAACACATCGAGAGGAGGTGCAGCGAAGCAAACCGGAGGCGATGCCCCCGGATGGACGCCGTAGCGAGGGAACACTGAGCCTAAGCGAAGTGCCGTACGTCAGGGAGCAGCCCTTTTGGTTACTTTTGGGGCGTTTGCCAAAAGTGACCCGCCGTAAGGGCGGAACCCTAAGCAGCCATCACCGCAGCAACGGATATGCTCACAATCCCCAAACCCCCAAACCCCCAAACCCCCAGACAAACAAAAACGGCCTCCATATAAATAGAGGCCGTCCCCGTTACAAACTTAAGACGTCATCGCAAGACAAGTCTTATTTGCGGTCTTCCAGCTTGGTAATGTCACGCGACTCGTAACCAGTGTACAACTGGCGCGGACGGCCAATCTTGTACGGGCTGGAGAGCATTTCTTTCCAGTGGGAGATCCAGCCAACAGTACGCGCCAGCGCAAAGATCACGGTGAACATGCTGGTCGGAATGCCGATCGCCTTGAGGATGATCCCCGAGTAGAAGTCGACGTTCGGGTACAGCGAGCGTTCGATGAAGTACGGGTCGGTCAGCGCGATCTCTTCCAGGCGCATCGCCAGTTCGAGTTGCGGATCGTTGTTGATGCCCAATTCCTTCAGTACTTCGTCGCAGGTCTGCTTCATTACAGTCGCGCGAGGGTCGCGGTTCTTGTAAACGCGGTGACCGAAGCCCATCAGTTTGAACGGATCGTTCTTGTCCTTGGCCTTGGCGATGAACTTGTCGATGTTCGAAACATCGCCAATCTCGTCAAGCATGGTCAGAACGGCTTCGTTCGCGCCGCCGTGGGCAGGGCCCCACAGTGCGGCGATACCGGCGGCGATACAGGCGAACGGGTTGGCACCCGAAGAGCCGGCCAGACGCACGGTGGAAGTCGATGCGTTCTGCTCGTGGTCGGCATGGAGGATGAAGATCCGGTCCATGGCCTTGGCGAGTACCGGGCTGATCGGTTTGATCTCGCACGGGGTGTTGAACATCATGTGCAGGAAGTTTTCCGCGTACGTCAGGTCGTTGCGCGGGTACATCATGGGTTGGCCCATGGAGTACTTGTAAACCATCGCTGCCAGGGTCGGCATCTTGGCAACCAGGCGGATCGCGGAGATTTCGCGATGCTGCGGGTTATTGATGTCGAGGGAGTCGTGGTAGAAGGCCGAGAGGGCGCCGACTACGCCGCACATGACGGCCATCGGGTGGGCGTCGCGACGGAAGCCGTTGAAGAAGGTTTTCAGCTGCTCGTGAACCATGGTGTGGTTTTTCACGGTGCTGACGAACTGGGCCTTCTGTTCTGCTGTCGGCAGTTCGCCGTTGAGCAGCAGGTAGCAGGTTTCCAGGTAGTCCGACTTTTCAGCCAGCTGTTCGATCGGGTAGCCGCGGTGCAACAGAATGCCGTTGTCGCCGTCGATATAGGTGATCTTCGATTCGCACGAGGCGGTCGACATGAAACCAGGGTCGAAAGTGAAGCGGCCCGTGGCCGTCAGGCCCCGAACATCGATTACATCGGGACCAACGGTGCCGGTTAAAATGGGCAGCTCGACGGGGGCTGCGCCCTCGATGATCAACTGCGCTTTTTTGTCAGCCATGTGGCCTCCTATTTATGCTTGAACCATCAGACAGACCCCCCACGCAGGGCCCGCACCACTATAGTGAGATAAATTCGAATGTCAATTTGCCTAAAGTCTTGCTCCAGAAGGCTTTAAGCGTACTTTTTCCTCGAAATTGACTGCCATTTACGCCTTTTATACGACTTGTGCAATCAGCTATTTGGGGTAGGTGATTGCGTTGTCATTAGTAGCCTAACTGTCTATACTCGGCCACCGACCGCCAAGGGCTTTTGGGCCTGCTTTATTGGGGGTCGCATCCCTGGGTGGTGGTTACCTGACCAGTGCACTCCCCAACAACTTTGCCCTGATTGTTAGGGGCTCTTCAGTGTGAAAAAAAAGCCGTGAAAAGCCAACGACCTGTAAACCTAGACCTAAGGACCATCAAACTCCCCATCACCGGCGTTACGTCGTTTCTTCACCGTGTTTCCGGCATCATCCTCTTCCTGGGCCTTGGCTTCATGCTTTATGCATTGGGCAAATCCCTGGGTTCCGAGGAAGGCTTTGCCGAAGTGAAGGCATGCTTGACCAGCCCGCTGGCCAAGTTCGTAGCATGGGGCCTCCTGTCCGCTCTGCTGTATCACCTGGTAGCCGGTGTGCGCCACTTGATCATGGATATGGGCATCGGTGAGACGCTGGAAGGCGGCCGCCTGGGCTCGAAAATCATCATCGCCATTTCCGTGGTGCTGATCGTTCTGGCAGGAGTTTGGATATGGTAACCAGCGTTACGAACCTTTCGCGTTCGGGCCTCTATGACTGGATGGCGCAACGTGTGTCTGCGGTTGTTCTCGCGGCTTATTTCATCTTCCTGATCGGATACCTTGCAGCGAATCCGGGCATTGGCTACGACCAGTGGCACGGCCTGTTCGCTCACAACGGGATGCGTATCTTCAGTCTGCTGGCCCTCGTTGCCCTTGGCGCTCACGCCTGGGTTGGCATGTGGACCATCGCGACCGACTACCTGACGCCAATGGCGCTGGGCAAGTCCGCGACCGCAGTACGTTTCCTTTTCCAGGCAGTTTGCGGCATCGCGATGTTCGCTTACTTCGTCTGGGGTGTGCAGATTCTCTGGGGTATCTGATTCATGGCTAACATTCCAACGATTTCTTTCGACGCCATCATTATTGGTGGTGGCGGTGCCGGCATGCGCGCTGCGCTGCAACTGGCACAGGGTGGTCACAAGACTGCCGTGATCACCAAGGTTTTCCCGACCCGTTCGCACACTGTATCCGCCCAGGGCGGCATCACTTGCGCGATCGCGTCCGCTGACCCGAACGATGACTGGCGCTGGCACATGTACGATACCGTCAAGGGTTCCGACTACATCGGTGACCAGGACGCTATCGAGTACATGTGTCAGGAAGGCCCGGCTGCCGTTTTCGAGCTGGACCACATGGGTCTGCCGTTCTCGCGTACCGAGCAAGGCCGTATCTACCAGCGTCCATTCGGTGGTCAGTCCAAGGACTACGGTAAGGGCGGTCAGGCTGCACGTACCTGCGCAGCTTCCGACCGTACCGGTCACGCTCTGCTGCACACCCTTTATCAGGGCAACCTGAAAGCCGGTACCACGTTCCTGAACGAGTACTACGCTGTTGACCTGGTGAAAAACCAGGAAGGCGAATTCGTCGGTGTGATCGCAATCTGCATCGAAACCGGCGAAACCACCTACATCCGCGCCAAGGCCACCGTATTGGCTACCGGCGGTGCAGGTCGTATCTATGCTTCCACCACCAACGCCCTGATCAATACCGGTGACGGCGTCGGCATGGCTCTGCGTGCTGGCGTACCGGTACAAGACATCGAAATGTGGCAGTTCCACCCGACCGGCATCGCCGGCGCCGGTGTTCTGGTAACTGAAGGTTGCCGTGGTGAAGGTGGTTACCTGATCAACAAGCACGGCGAGCGTTTCATGGAGCGTTATGCTCCGAACGCCAAAGACCTTGCCGGTCGTGACGTGGTTGCTCGCTCGATGGTTAAAGAAATCATCGCCGGCAACGGTTGCGGTCCGAATGGCGACCACGTAATGCTCAAACTCGACCACTTGGGCGAGGAAGTGCTGCACAGCCGTCTGCCAGGCATCTGCGAACTGTCGAAGACTTTCGCTCACGTTGACCCGGTGGTTGCTCCGGTTCCGGTTGTTCCGACTTGCCACTATATGATGGGCGGCGTTGCCACCAACATTCATGGCCAGGCGATCACCCAGAACGCCGAAGGCGTGGACCAGATCATTCCTGGTCTGTTCGCGGTAGGTGAAGTGGCTTGCGTATCGGTTCACGGTGCCAACCGTCTGGGCGGCAACTCGCTGCTCGACCTGGTGGTATTCGGCCGCGCTGCCGGCCTGCACCTGGAAAAAGCGCTGACCGACGGCATCGAATACGACGACGCTACCGAAGCCGACATCGAAGCTGCCCTGTCGCGTCTGAACGCGCTGAACAGCCGTACTGATGGCGAAGACGTGGCAACCCTGCGTCGCGAGCTGCAAAGCTGCATGCAGAACTACTTCGGCGTATTCCGTACCGGCGAATACATGCAGAAAGGTATCGCTCAGCTCGCTGATCTGCGTACCCGCATCGCCAACGTGAAGATCAACGATAAGTCGCAGGCGTTCAATACTGCTCGTATCGAAGCGCTGGAACTGCAAAACCTGCTGGAAGTGGCTGAAGCTACCGCCATCGCTGCCGAAGTACGTAAAGAGTCCCGCGGCG of the Pseudomonas sp. Seg1 genome contains:
- the sdhD gene encoding succinate dehydrogenase, hydrophobic membrane anchor protein gives rise to the protein MVTSVTNLSRSGLYDWMAQRVSAVVLAAYFIFLIGYLAANPGIGYDQWHGLFAHNGMRIFSLLALVALGAHAWVGMWTIATDYLTPMALGKSATAVRFLFQAVCGIAMFAYFVWGVQILWGI
- the sdhC gene encoding succinate dehydrogenase, cytochrome b556 subunit, translating into MKSQRPVNLDLRTIKLPITGVTSFLHRVSGIILFLGLGFMLYALGKSLGSEEGFAEVKACLTSPLAKFVAWGLLSALLYHLVAGVRHLIMDMGIGETLEGGRLGSKIIIAISVVLIVLAGVWIW
- a CDS encoding DUF485 domain-containing protein, whose protein sequence is MNDSIYLSIQNSPRFKELVRKREKFAWILSAIMLGLYSGFILLIAYGPKVLGAKLSPESSITWGIPIGVGLIVSAFILTAIYVRRANGEFDDLNNAILKEAQQ
- a CDS encoding cation acetate symporter, whose protein sequence is MIRRLLALLSIAAFAPAVWAAEALTGEVHKQPLNVSAIAMFVVFVGATLCITYWASKRNKSAADYYAAGGKITGFQNGLAIAGDYMSAASFLGISALVFTSGYDGLIYSIGFLVGWPIILFLIAERLRNLGKYTFADVASYRLGQTQIRTLSACGSLVVVAFYLIAQMVGAGKLIQLLFGLDYYVAVILVGILMCMYVLFGGMLATTWVQIIKAVLLLSGASFMALMVMKHVNFDFNMLFSEAIKVHPKGEAIMSPGGLVKDPISAFSLGLALMFGTAGLPHILMRFFTVSDAKEARKSVLYATGFIGYFYILTFIIGFGAILLVSTNPAFKDAAGALLGGNNMAAVHLADAVGGSIFLGFISAVAFATILAVVAGLTLAGASAVSHDLYASVIKKGKANDKDEIRVSKITTIALGILAIGLGILFESQNIAFMVGLAFSIAASCNFPVLLLSMYWKKLTTRGAMIGGWLGLVSAVGLMILGPTIWVQILHHEKAIFPYEYPALFSMIIAFVGIWFFSITDKSAAADNERALFFPQFVRSQTGLGASGAVSH
- the sdhA gene encoding succinate dehydrogenase flavoprotein subunit, whose protein sequence is MANIPTISFDAIIIGGGGAGMRAALQLAQGGHKTAVITKVFPTRSHTVSAQGGITCAIASADPNDDWRWHMYDTVKGSDYIGDQDAIEYMCQEGPAAVFELDHMGLPFSRTEQGRIYQRPFGGQSKDYGKGGQAARTCAASDRTGHALLHTLYQGNLKAGTTFLNEYYAVDLVKNQEGEFVGVIAICIETGETTYIRAKATVLATGGAGRIYASTTNALINTGDGVGMALRAGVPVQDIEMWQFHPTGIAGAGVLVTEGCRGEGGYLINKHGERFMERYAPNAKDLAGRDVVARSMVKEIIAGNGCGPNGDHVMLKLDHLGEEVLHSRLPGICELSKTFAHVDPVVAPVPVVPTCHYMMGGVATNIHGQAITQNAEGVDQIIPGLFAVGEVACVSVHGANRLGGNSLLDLVVFGRAAGLHLEKALTDGIEYDDATEADIEAALSRLNALNSRTDGEDVATLRRELQSCMQNYFGVFRTGEYMQKGIAQLADLRTRIANVKINDKSQAFNTARIEALELQNLLEVAEATAIAAEVRKESRGAHAREDFEDRDDENWLCHTLYFPGDKRVTKRAVNFSPKTVPTFEPKVRTY
- the gltA gene encoding citrate synthase — its product is MADKKAQLIIEGAAPVELPILTGTVGPDVIDVRGLTATGRFTFDPGFMSTASCESKITYIDGDNGILLHRGYPIEQLAEKSDYLETCYLLLNGELPTAEQKAQFVSTVKNHTMVHEQLKTFFNGFRRDAHPMAVMCGVVGALSAFYHDSLDINNPQHREISAIRLVAKMPTLAAMVYKYSMGQPMMYPRNDLTYAENFLHMMFNTPCEIKPISPVLAKAMDRIFILHADHEQNASTSTVRLAGSSGANPFACIAAGIAALWGPAHGGANEAVLTMLDEIGDVSNIDKFIAKAKDKNDPFKLMGFGHRVYKNRDPRATVMKQTCDEVLKELGINNDPQLELAMRLEEIALTDPYFIERSLYPNVDFYSGIILKAIGIPTSMFTVIFALARTVGWISHWKEMLSSPYKIGRPRQLYTGYESRDITKLEDRK